The Microtus pennsylvanicus isolate mMicPen1 chromosome 5, mMicPen1.hap1, whole genome shotgun sequence DNA segment TGCAGCAGGATCTGACTCTGTAACTGAGCCTGGCTCAGATGCACAGcaacctcctgtctctgcctcctgagtgctgggactgcatcTAAACCATTGTGCCGGACTCTGGTACTCAGCCTCAACAATCCTTTATTACAGTCACAGTGAGAAGGAGACAAACAGACGCCATGTTGAATACCACGGACATGCCCTAAGTTCCTAGAAGCATTCTATGGTTCACATTTCACAACACAGCACAAGGGAAGTTTACAGCATCACTGGCATCTGCATCATTCACTATAAAATGGAAATCATAGGGTTTACATATTTGATAAGAGACAAATGTAACACCACTACAATTatcctttcaaaaaataaatgtgaaaacaaaaatataatcaaaGGTATCTTCAGCATATTAGAGTAAATTTGACATCAGGATTGGAAATCTTCATGTGTCCCTTCTCCTGACTTTTGCATGGAATCATAATATAAACTCAGTAATTATCAGAACAACCATCTATGGAGTGCTCACTGGATGCTTTGTATGCCTTGAACTTCCTAAGAAAACGCTTACATAACTCATTTTAGATTTGTGAATGTGTCTAGTCCTGCGTGTACTGCATATGTATCAACACAGAGGATAATCTGTAGGTTGGAGTTGGCtgcctccttctaccatgtgggttaaGTGATGGgactcaggtcactgggcttggAGGACAATGCTTTTACCCTCAGAGCCTTATCACACATCCAGATTTATTTTCTCACACTGACTTATAGTATGTATGTACTCtttatagaaaaaattaaaaaacaacaaataataagaaaaaacaaacaaaaaccaaaaatcccaTAAAGCATAAGCTTTTGAGGTTGCTATTCATGGTTACACTTCTATGTGGAGTGGCAGGATTAGAACCCAGCTCCTGTGAACACAGTCTTAGTGTCTTGACTGAAGTTTTTCATCCCActtggtcctgcagccatttagtcccaaagaatcacacagaggtctacattagttataaactgattggcccattagctcaggcttcttattagctaattcttataacttacattagcccataattcttatctgagTTAGCCACGTAatttggtaccttttttggtgaggtaATCACATTTTGCTTCCCCTGAGGCTgagtcacgactgcagactgcacttccctcttcccagcattcttgttgcccttcctctacttcctgcctggccactggccaatcagcatttattaaacaagtataagaaacaaatctttacagggtaaaaccattgttccacagcatttgtatttattattagaGGTATTTTCTTCTTAAGTTTTGATGAAGCACAGCATTGTGGTTAAATTGATCTACACGTAAGGGGCTCATTCCTAGGCTAAAAGGAAACACCTACatactattttcaaaataatggAAGAGCTGGATATGAACTTAGTATTTGTAAGCTGATTGATTGTTTCTGGCCACCctgaccagaataatcacactgAAGGTAGAGTAATTATAACATTGCTTGGTCTATTAGGTCAGACTtcatattaactaactcttacatcttaaattaatccatttctactaatctgtgtatcaccatgaggctgtggcttacagggtaaggTTCAGGGTATCTCTTTCCTTTGGCAGCTCCAGGGCATCTCTCTGATtacacctactctctctctctctctctctctctctctctctctctctctctatatatatatatatatatatatatatatatatatatatatcctggcTATGTTCTGCCCATTCATAAGCCAAATCATCTCTATTCATTAGCAATAAAACCAAGACATATACAGAAGTACATCCCATATCAGGACTTTGTGTCATCTTCTGTCAGTGACAGAGGAATGGGGTTGTAGAGAGTTGGCAGAGCTGAGACAAGTGGCTCAGGGGCAGAGCACCTcctcagcatgcacaaggccctggctgCCATCTGTGGCACCACAAAACAGTAAGTGCGGGTTAGCAGAGGTCTTACCACATCTCACGAGGAAGAGACATTGTCTTTGGGAATTTGGAAAATGATGAATTATGATGAATTATTATTGCCTTGTAAACAGACAAGCAATTGGATTAAGGAAAAGACTCCATACTGGTTTGCATTGAGAAGGAAGgttattaaaatagaaagacCAAATGGGAGTGCCAGTGCTCACTTAACATTCCAAGGTTACCTGATATGGCTGTAAGGAATGGAAACAGTCTCAGCCTGAGGGACCACAGCAAGATAAAGGCTGTGACAATTTTATTGAGAGCAATCAGACTTTTATACCTTTATCAGAAACAGATCATAGTGGCAACTGCCAGGATCAATGCAATTTGCTTTTCAAGTTTACAGGTTATACAGGGTACCCAAGATTAATGCCTAATACCTATTGTCCTGTCAAATTTCCATGCTTCCTTGACTATTGGGGGGAACAAACAGAGAATGCAATATAGCCTGAATGTTTCATGCCTGAGTGAGTGCATTCATCTCTTGGGTACTGGAAGGCCCAGTGTACCCCAGGAGCCATAACTCTAACATGAAAAACCCATGACTCATGCCTCTCAAGGCAGCTAGGCCAAGAGAGTTTGATGGTTCCCTGcaagcaaagacagaaaaaaaagttaaaatgatcCCACAGAGCTTTGACATATGAGATACATCAGATCTGTGACTCTGTGCAGATATGGGGGAGGGCTTAGGAGGGTGGCCCACAGACTGTCAATGGCTCTGAACATTCCATAGGATTAAAATAAGGATAAACCGTATTAGGGAAGTTTGGTTCATAGAATCTATAGATGAGAGCTCCATGGTTGGAAACATCATAAAATGAGAGAGTGCAAGCTTCTCGGTCCAGGAAAACTCCAACACGAGTGGGAGGATGAGTCAGAGAGAGGAGCAAGACACTGGCATTGTGGGTGACAGAACACTCATCAAAGGCATTATATACAGACCTTTCCGTCATCCCTATAACCCAGTAGCCATATTTGGGCTGATAATTTACATGTTGGTTAAGATAAGATTTATATTTGGCTTTGGTGCCCTGTTGATTCATTGAAGGAAGCTGGGGTTTAGCACATATTCCATCATTTATTCCCAGGAGCCAGGCATCACATCTAGACACGTCTACTTCCCAGTAATGTTTCCCTGAGCGCAGACCTGGAAACCCCAGGACACCTAAATCATAGGACTCAGAAACTTGCAAATTTCTTCTATGACCACTTCTATGTTGTATTTGTCTTTTGTCCACATTAATGATAATGTTTTTAATGTTGAGTTTACGCAGGGTCACGTGAACTGCAGGAAAATGAGACATAAATTAAGAGTCACATGAGAAAAAAGGTACTGCCTTATTTGTGATTTCAGTAGCAGAGGCCTAAAAAGAAAGTGAGAGGGAATTTGGTAGAGCCATGTTTAAAGTCAAAGAGAGGCAGATGCTGTGCATTCTTGGAACAGTAACAGAAAACGTAAGTGTTAGTAGAGAAATAAACTCTGATAAAGACTTTATGATGAGAGAGGCTGATGGTGTGATTTCTCCTTACCCCAGTGGTGCTGGGCATCCAGGAGCTCTGAAATGATCAAAATGCACAGCATTAAATGCAAGCAAGGGCATCGCAACATTAAAGTCAATGTGCTCTGCAGAATGGGGGAAGATCTGGAAATTGTGACATGGGACGGGGTGAATGATGATGTCCATTAAATATGATGACATCACTGGGACACACTATCTGATCTTCTACCCATGATCAGAGACATCAGTCTCTATCCAGAGAGTGCAGCCCCAGCCAATTCCTAGAGTCCCCCAGGTAACCACAGAATGTAGTTGCTCTCACCTTGAAACACTTGCAGCCTGCCCTTCAGATCCGGAGCTCGGAagatctttctctcttttctaggGGCCACTTGGGGCTGTTTCAGTCTTAAATTCTGACTCCTAAGGACAAAAGATTGACTTCCACATCAGACAGTGTGACCTCTGATCACCATGGACTTCCTATCACTCCCTATCATTCTAACCATAGTGGTCCTGGAGCTGTCCTGAGAATTCTGaacagggagagagcagggagaTACTAATTCTGCAGATGTGAGATATACACTCATGACCCGTGCCATTAAATTCCTATTTGATGTTGGGAAACCTTATTCTCTGGAGCTGAGCTCCTGACTTGTACAACCAAAAACTTGCTCCCTGATTTTGTATCTTTCCCTCCCAGACTCTTAAGAAATGATGATTTAGcgatttttaaaacaaatcaaacTTAGGTGGCTAAAAAAATCTTATGTGGGCTCGGAATGGAGTCAGAAGCCTTTAATCCCTttactcgggatgcagaggcaggtagatctctgacaTCAAtgctagtctggtctatagagtgagttccatgcccgttaaggctacacagagaaaccctgtcagaaaaacaacaacaacaagagcaaaacagaccaacaagcaaacagaaagagagacacaaagaaacaaagaaaaaaagaatagataaataagtaaatttgtgTTTTCCAGGACAAACTAAAGTCAGGGTACAGAAGCTGCTCCTGGGTAATAGAGTCATGGAGTGTGGAGAACCCACTGGAGAAAGCCAGGACTTCAAACACTTTCGTCAGTTTGGACACTGTTGGCCAGCTTCTGACTCTTCAGGTTTCTTTTTAAGAGATGACAGTTTTTGAAAAGAAGACTGAAATATCAAACTAATGCTGACACTGAAGATCCAGACCTCAGCACGAGGCATTCCCAATCACTCAGTAAGATGTGTCTGCCCCTTACCTGTCCTTAGTTGTAGCCTGACCTAAGAGACTGACCTCAGTCCTAGCCATAGGAAGAAGCCAATCAGAGCCCAGCAACATTTGAACCCACAGTGCAAGGAAATCAGAAAGGGACAAAAAAAGCAGATGTCCTCATGCTGAGAATCAATACTGCAACTTCTTATGGCTTGAGCCAACCTCAATTGTGTAACTATGTCATTTTGGAGGGCTTGGGTCTGTAGCTATGCAGTGTAGGTTTCGAATTATCCAAGCCCTTCTTTTTTTGCCTGGACATCATACCCCCTTCCCTTTTTCTATTCCATCAAATTTTGTCTCTTGGtggtattttggagatcaggacTTTGGACACAGAACATGTATTTGCTGCCGACAGCCTGGGTGTGATCTTACACACAAGGGCACAGCTTTCTAGTCCTCTGAAGTGTGTGGATCACATGGAGTAGTTGTGCTCACTTTTCTATCCCCATGAGAAATACACAGATCCACAGGAATATTTCCCAGCATACAGtctgtgagcactgcagacaAGGAAGACATACCCTATCTAGGATGAATCTGTGAATCAAGTACCTGTGAGCTGCAGACAGAGCCAGACACACGCACAGAGCGCGGACAGAATGATGGAACCACAAGGAGTCTGAAAGCTTCTGTGGCTCCATTTGCCTCTTTCCAATGCTGAGCCTGACTCTGTGACTCCCCTTACCCAGACCCCTAAAAGAGATTCAAATCTGTTTCCAGTAGTTACACAACAGTCAGAGGCTGCCTttccccacctcttcctcctttttatttgaacttcAGTATAACATTTGTCTAAATTCCTCCAAACCTATGAGACATATATTTCAGCTGAATACTAAATCATTCTCAACAGACAGTAGGACTGTTCATCCCTGTCAGCCCAAACATACCTTGTTAAGATGCAATTCACACCCTACGGAAAAAAAACATAGTTAATAGCATGCACCGAATGTTCTTGTATGTCCTAGTCACGGCTCACTGGGTACAGAGACAAAGTCAAAAGAGAATTAAGGCCTGTCACCCACAGTTCTCTAAGACATGATACGCACACGATGCATGGCTCTTTAATTGACTTATGTGTAAACTAATAGACTATTTTCTGCCTTGTACTACAAGACTTTGGAGAACAAAGATGAATAAATGATCATTTGAAAGTTTACATAGGATTTACTGTGTGTACAACTAAACACGTGGACAATGACACTGTTCATGCTCCATGTTAGCCCTCCATCACTTAACTTAAAACTAACATGTCTGAGAAGCtgatttctactttattttaGTCATTTAGACACAATTTAATGTGTTCAGAATGAAGAAGATTGTCTGTTCCTTAAATCCAGTTAACCATATCTTTcggtctctttttctctttctgatatCAGATTCCCCTCTCTATTacgtgaatatgttttattaccattggttaaaaaagaaactgctttgggcccatggcagtgcagaatagggcaaggcaggaattctaagcagagatggaggagaaagaaaggtggagtcagggagattccatgtagctgccaaaagaacAACCGCCCCGGAACCATACTGGTaagccacgagccttgtggtaaaatagaaCACAATaggaattggttaatttaagatttaagagttagttcATAAGAAGCGTAAGCTGTTGACCAAGCGGTGCtgtaattaatgcagtttctgtgtgagtatttcaTTCTTGTAGAGTATGTTGGCTGCAGTTACTACCTACGTTAACTAGTTTAGTTTAGCCAGATATGTCTAATTCTATTTAATATAGGTTATAAATGAGagatagcaataaaaattaaatcaatacaatgGAAACCAATGAATTAAATATGTACGATAAGTTACCAGAACTACTAAGGTCTATAAAATTTACAACTGAGATGAAAGAAACAAATTCATACAGAGATATACATTACCAGAATATACCTTTGGtttaaattatgtaaaaatgcaATAGTGataaaatacaatacaaaaatTATACTTGTAATCATAGAGAAGACACCTTTCAACTCTGCAATCgaaaacagaggaggaaacaCTCCCTGAGATTTTGGGTGGCAACTCCCCGCCCTCTGGCCACATCACTGAATCAGAGGCAGTGGGGGTGAAACTCTCCAAACATCAAATTCAGATGAAATTACAAATTACTGTTGAATATCTTTCACGCATGCTCACATTGCAGTAGGATAGTCACTACCCATGATGCAACAATCTCTCAAGGTTCTGCTACTgtactatatttaaaaataaaacatgcaattTCCTTTTGCATTCCATGTGAGCAATAACTTCCCAGTCTCTGAGATTGATGCAGGAAAGAGTTCTGGGAGAGCCCAGAGAGCCCTACTGTCCTCACCAGGGAGATCACAACAgcacagagggagggaaatggcTTTCAAGTGTCCCGACTCTCAGATGCTGGACCTGCAGTCTTACCTGCAGCATCTCTATGGTTGAGCACACAAACTGATGCTCCAGATCTGAGAtgaggtctctcactgactcCCACTGCTTCTCCAGCTCAGTATGAGAACCTTCCAGGATGTCTAGaatgtcttccttctctttcattaGCTTCTCCACCTCATTCTTCTCTTCGGAATCCAGGAATTCCCGCAGTCCTTTAAACTCCTTCTGAACGTTTTCTATCTCACTCTGTATTTGGTTCTTCAGGGATAAGAAAACGGAGAGTTATTCAGACTGTCCTAATATGACTGAGAGACAGAAATCCACTGTTCTGATAGGGAGTTCTCATGGGGAATGGGCTTGAGTAGGTAAGGGAGTCTTAGAGAAGCATGTGTCTCTTTTCAGTGTCTGTCCATGTCATCCCCAAACACAGATCTTAGGTCACCCTTACCAAGGCCATTCAAGGCAAATTGGGATGCAAGGCTGTCTCAGTTTTCACACAGCTGTCCCTGACTCCTATTCCTGTCTGTTTACTCCTGATCCTACCTCTGAACCCCTGAGAGAAGCTAACTCCAGGAAGAGAGCTGTAACAGTTCCACAGTTCCAAAGGATCTTCCCAATGATCACAGTTGTAGAAAGAACCACAggagtgagtcccaggactcaGTGTCATTCTCTCCAGGCCCCCACCATGGTGTCAGCTCCTCACACAGCCAGGCTCAGCTCTGATCCACTCTCTGTGCAGTCCCAGCTCCAagagagcaggcagagaggaCAAATCAAGCCCTCTTGTCCCCATCAGCCACCAGGGAATGAAGAGCCAGGGAGTTTCTTGCCCAGGTCCCTCCCATGCATCAGGCTAACTCCCTTAGGAGGTAGGTTAACCACTTGCCTCCCAGGTAGTTCTCTCCTTTTGAAGgccatctttccagttctccAATTCTTTCCTGTCTGACATCAGTTTTTGCAGAGCCACCTGGAGCTTTTCCTGTGGTAGAGGAATTGTAGCAGAGACAAGATGTGTGCTTACTAGGACAGCTGCTCCTAGACAAAGGCCAAGAAACCCTTCTGGAAAGACCAGAGGTCTAAGACAGTTCTCTTTTTAATATCTTGTGCCATGATTTATGCACATAAAGTAGGTAAATCTTCATCTTCAGCTTTATCCATTCTTGTATTTACACACACAGCcccatgcagacagacacagaaatctCTCTCAGTCAATCATCCCACCAAGTACACACCTCTCACTTTGATTCTGGCATCAGAAAACTGAGGAAACTTTGTTAGCTCTCCTGGtcttttctataaatatatacatgcatcaTAAGTCCCACAACTGgcactgccattttttttttgaacccgaatcttattatgtagccctggctgtcctggaactcctctgtagaccTCCATACCCTCAAATTCATCATTAATCAGAGTTCTGGAATTGAGTCATGTGACACTACACAGGCCACACAGATACTCTCCTCACTGCCGTATGCCATTCATTTACTAGTTCCACTGTTGATAGTTACTAGACTGAATTAAATTGTATGAATAAACCTGACATGAACATTGAAAAAAGTCTACACAAAGTGGACACTTCCCATCTTTTACTGTGTCCTGCTCTGTGTCCCACACCCTCCCATTTCTTACCTCGTACTCTTTGACCACCTCTTCAATGAGAGCTGTTTGGTGTCCACGGTGCTCCTGAGATCTCTCACAAAGCCAGCAGATGGCCACCATGTCCTTCTCACAGAAGAGCTGGAGTTTCTCTCCATGCTTTGCACAGACATTCACCTTTTGCTCCCCCTctgggctggacttgaactccttTAGCCTCTCCACTATGTTGGTAACATGCCGATTAGGCCTCAGATTCTCAAACACATAACTAACTCGGCACACAGGGCAGACGCCTTCCCCTTCTTTGCCTTTGCTGGACTCATAGTTCAGAGTGATGCAGGCTCGGCAGAAGCTGTGGTCACAACCGGCACTCACAGGTTCTTTCAGAAGCTCCAGGCAGATAGGACAGGTCACCTCCTCCTTGATCATCCCCAGGACTGACGAGGCCATTGTTGCTATGATTttgagtctgtctgtgtgtactccTGACAATTCTGCTCAGGTACCTGAGTGACTGGGATGATGAGAAGGGGAACAAGTGAGAAAGGGAAAATCAGCACTTAACCGTAAAGAGATCAATAAATTCCCTCGATGATACGggaaaagaataaaggagagaaaTATGGAGAGAAGGTCAATGACATGGCAATGGAACATGTCATCTTTGCAAGTTCTCTGCCATATTTCATCCAAAATGACTAATTTCAGATGCAGGATTGTTATTTCCTTTTACTGAAGACGAGGaagttcatgttttctttcatcaaCCTCATGTAACTTCCCTtctgtccttccctttctttctcaggaCAAAATCACATCTTCACTGTTACAAGGATCAAACTATTCATGTCTCCCCCACTGTATTTTCTCCTTCATCAGCACCAATCAGTGCGACCCTGTGATCCTCTGCTAGCAAGTCTCTTGCCAGAGAGCCTGGTGCTGATGTGGAGTATAAACAGTCCATCTTCTGATGCACATAGGCAACGATTTTTCTTATTGCTTAAGAGTGTTTATTATTCTGTAGAAGATCCTAGTTGACTTCCTGGCACACACATAAAGCAGGTCACAGtccaatcgagctctggattgtccctgtccacatgtgcctgttggaATTTTTCCCCAATCattctcagttccttttctgcttcagctgttaattctctgggactgtttaaatctttatcaccatccaaggttttgttcaaatgaattagtAGATCAGGTAtcattccaatagctggtcgtagactggaaatgtctcctaacagtctttgaaagtcattaagagtctgtaggcgatctctcctaatttgtgctttttgtgtcttaattttttgcaaacctattttataacctaaataattaacagaatctcccttctgaatcttttcaggagcaatttgcaatccccatttaggtaaaagtatcttaatttcttcaaacagtctgttcaagatatccatgtttgaatcagataacaaaatgtcgtccatgtaatggtatactatagatttgggaaatttcttgcatattatttgcaatggttggttcacaaaatattggcacagggaggggctatttaacataccctgggggaggacggtccagtggtacctccttgaaggttgagaattgttataagtaggcactgtgaaggcaaatttttctctatcttctttttgcaaaggtatagtgaaaaaataatcctttaaatcaataactatgagaggccatccttttggtaataaagagggcaaaggaattccagattgcagagggcccataggttgaataaccttgttgatggccctgagatctgtcaccattctccatttacctgattttttcttaaccacaaatacaggagaattccaagggctggtagattcttctatatgtccagcatctaattgttcttgtaccagctgttctaaagcctgtaactt contains these protein-coding regions:
- the LOC142849504 gene encoding tripartite motif-containing protein 30A-like → MASSVLGMIKEEVTCPICLELLKEPVSAGCDHSFCRACITLNYESSKGKEGEGVCPVCRVSYVFENLRPNRHVTNIVERLKEFKSSPEGEQKVNVCAKHGEKLQLFCEKDMVAICWLCERSQEHRGHQTALIEEVVKEYEEKLQVALQKLMSDRKELENWKDGLQKERTTWENQIQSEIENVQKEFKGLREFLDSEEKNEVEKLMKEKEDILDILEGSHTELEKQWESVRDLISDLEHQFVCSTIEMLQGVQSFVLRSQNLRLKQPQVAPRKERKIFRAPDLKGRLQVFQELLDAQHHWVHVTLRKLNIKNIIINVDKRQIQHRSGHRRNLQVSESYDLGVLGFPGLRSGKHYWEVDVSRCDAWLLGINDGICAKPQLPSMNQQGTKAKYKSYLNQHVNYQPKYGYWVIGMTERSVYNAFDECSVTHNASVLLLSLTHPPTRVGVFLDREACTLSFYDVSNHGALIYRFYEPNFPNTVYPYFNPMECSEPLTVCGPPS